The Pogona vitticeps strain Pit_001003342236 chromosome 3, PviZW2.1, whole genome shotgun sequence genome includes a window with the following:
- the P4HA1 gene encoding prolyl 4-hydroxylase subunit alpha-1 isoform X4, which yields MVPSKSWCLLVLFVVLPSSYTYTDFFTSIGHMTDLINTEKDLVTSLKDYIKAEESKLEQIKKWAEKLDKLTDTATKDPEGFLGHPVNAFKLMKRLNTEWSELENLVLKDMSDGFISNMTIQRQYFPNDEDQTGAAKALLRLQDTYNLDTDTISRGNLPGVKHKTFLTAEDCFELGKIAYTEADYYHTELWMEQALKQLDDGEVSSSIDKVSVLDYLSYAVYQQGDLDKAMMLTKRLLKIDPEHQRANGNLKYFEYIMSKEKEKEANKSVAQTDEQTEKESKTKRKGPSKDYLPERQKYEMLCRGEGLKMTPRRQRKLFCRYYDGNRNPRYILGPVKQEDEWDLPRIVRFIEIISDEEIETVKELAKPRLRRATISNPITGVLETAHYRISKSAWLSGYEHPVVARINARIQDLTGLDVSTAEELQVANYGVGGQYEPHYDFARASKEMCQEKSSKA from the exons ATGGTGCCCTCAAAGTCCTGGTGTCTTCTAGTCCTTTTTGTTGTGCTGCCTTCTTCTTACACCTATACAGATTTCTTCACTTCTATTG gGCACATGACAGACTTGATTAATACTGAGAAAGATCTGGTGACTTCATTGAAAGACTACATCAAGGCTGAAGAAAGCAAGCTGGAGCAGATTAAGAA ATGGGCAGAGAAATTGGATAAGTTGACAGACACTGCAACAAAAGACCCAGAAGGATTCTTGGGGCATCCTGTGAATGCCTTCAAGTTAATGAAGCGGCTTAATACAGAGTGGAGTGAACTAGAGAATCTAGTCCTGAAGGATATGTCTGATG gatTTATTTCCAACATGACTATTCAGCGCCAATATTTTCCTAATGATGAAGATCAAACTGGAGCTGCCAAAGCTCTCTTACGGCTCCAGGATACATATAATTTAGATACAGACACAATCTCTAGAGGGAATCTTCCAG GAGTGAAACATAAGACATTTCTTACAGCTGAAGATTGCTTTGAATTGGGCAAAATTGCATACACAGAGGCAGACTACTACCATACAGAATTGTGGATGGAGCAAGCTCTGAAACAGCTGGATGATGGAGAAGTTTCATCGTCCATTGATAAGGTTTCTGTTCTAGACTACTTAAGTTATGCTGTTTACCAGCAGGGAGATCTTGACAAAGCAATGATGCTTACAAAGCGGCTACTTAAGATAG ATCCAGAACATCAGCGAGCAAATGGCAACttgaaatactttgaatatatcatgtctaaagaaaaggaaaaggaagcaaaCAAGTCTGTTGCCCAAACAGATGAGCAGACTGAGAAAGAAAGcaagacaaagagaaaaggacCTTCCAAGGATTATCTACCAGAAAGACAGAAATATGAAATGTTGTGCCGTGGTGAGGGTCTCAAAATG ACTCcaagaagacaaagaaaacttTTTTGCCGCTATTATGATGGGAACAGGAATCCCAGGTACATCTTGGGACCTGTCAAACAAGAGGATGAGTGGGACCTCCCTCGGATTGTTCGTTTCATTGAAATAATTTCTGATGAAGAGATAGAAACTGTCAAAGAGCTTGCAAAACCAAGG CTGAGGCGAGCCACCATTTCAAACCCCATAACGGGAGTCTTGGAGACTGCACATTACAGAATTAGCAAAAG TGCCTGGTTGTCTGGTTATGAACACCCTGTAGTGGCACGTATTAATGCAAGAATACAGGATCTAACCGGACTGGATGTTTCTACAGCAGAAGAGCTGCAG gTAGCAAATTATGGAGTGGGAGGACAGTATGAGCCCCACTATGACTTTGCTCGGGCAAGTAAAGAGATGTGTCAAGAAAAATCTTCCAAAGCCTAG
- the P4HA1 gene encoding prolyl 4-hydroxylase subunit alpha-1 isoform X3 codes for MVPSKSWCLLVLFVVLPSSYTYTDFFTSIGHMTDLINTEKDLVTSLKDYIKAEESKLEQIKKWAEKLDKLTDTATKDPEGFLGHPVNAFKLMKRLNTEWSELENLVLKDMSDGFISNMTIQRQYFPNDEDQTGAAKALLRLQDTYNLDTDTISRGNLPGVKHKTFLTAEDCFELGKIAYTEADYYHTELWMEQALKQLDDGEVSSSIDKVSVLDYLSYAVYQQGDLDKAMMLTKRLLKIDPEHQRANGNLKYFEYIMSKEKEKEANKSVAQTDEQTEKESKTKRKGPSKDYLPERQKYEMLCRGEGLKMTPRRQRKLFCRYYDGNRNPRYILGPVKQEDEWDLPRIVRFIEIISDEEIETVKELAKPRLSRATVHDPQTGKLTTAHYRVSKSAWLSGYEHPVVARINARIQDLTGLDVSTAEELQVANYGVGGQYEPHYDFARASKEMCQEKSSKA; via the exons ATGGTGCCCTCAAAGTCCTGGTGTCTTCTAGTCCTTTTTGTTGTGCTGCCTTCTTCTTACACCTATACAGATTTCTTCACTTCTATTG gGCACATGACAGACTTGATTAATACTGAGAAAGATCTGGTGACTTCATTGAAAGACTACATCAAGGCTGAAGAAAGCAAGCTGGAGCAGATTAAGAA ATGGGCAGAGAAATTGGATAAGTTGACAGACACTGCAACAAAAGACCCAGAAGGATTCTTGGGGCATCCTGTGAATGCCTTCAAGTTAATGAAGCGGCTTAATACAGAGTGGAGTGAACTAGAGAATCTAGTCCTGAAGGATATGTCTGATG gatTTATTTCCAACATGACTATTCAGCGCCAATATTTTCCTAATGATGAAGATCAAACTGGAGCTGCCAAAGCTCTCTTACGGCTCCAGGATACATATAATTTAGATACAGACACAATCTCTAGAGGGAATCTTCCAG GAGTGAAACATAAGACATTTCTTACAGCTGAAGATTGCTTTGAATTGGGCAAAATTGCATACACAGAGGCAGACTACTACCATACAGAATTGTGGATGGAGCAAGCTCTGAAACAGCTGGATGATGGAGAAGTTTCATCGTCCATTGATAAGGTTTCTGTTCTAGACTACTTAAGTTATGCTGTTTACCAGCAGGGAGATCTTGACAAAGCAATGATGCTTACAAAGCGGCTACTTAAGATAG ATCCAGAACATCAGCGAGCAAATGGCAACttgaaatactttgaatatatcatgtctaaagaaaaggaaaaggaagcaaaCAAGTCTGTTGCCCAAACAGATGAGCAGACTGAGAAAGAAAGcaagacaaagagaaaaggacCTTCCAAGGATTATCTACCAGAAAGACAGAAATATGAAATGTTGTGCCGTGGTGAGGGTCTCAAAATG ACTCcaagaagacaaagaaaacttTTTTGCCGCTATTATGATGGGAACAGGAATCCCAGGTACATCTTGGGACCTGTCAAACAAGAGGATGAGTGGGACCTCCCTCGGATTGTTCGTTTCATTGAAATAATTTCTGATGAAGAGATAGAAACTGTCAAAGAGCTTGCAAAACCAAGG CTGAGCCGAGCTACTGTGCATGACCCTCAGACTGGGAAACTGACCACAGCCCATTACAGAGTCTCTAAGAG TGCCTGGTTGTCTGGTTATGAACACCCTGTAGTGGCACGTATTAATGCAAGAATACAGGATCTAACCGGACTGGATGTTTCTACAGCAGAAGAGCTGCAG gTAGCAAATTATGGAGTGGGAGGACAGTATGAGCCCCACTATGACTTTGCTCGGGCAAGTAAAGAGATGTGTCAAGAAAAATCTTCCAAAGCCTAG